The Glycine max cultivar Williams 82 chromosome 17, Glycine_max_v4.0, whole genome shotgun sequence genome contains the following window.
CGCAGTCAAAAACTAGATACAGATATTTATATTCGAAGATCTAATATATATACCCTTTAGCTTAACCTTTTACGTATCACTCGACAACTTATAGTGGGTTTTACTCCACCTAATATTCCGTTATAAATTAACCTATAGTATATATATTCTTTACAATCCATCTTGGACATCTCTTCTCATGCATGGGCAGTGGAGCACAATACTCTTCTCTTCCAGCATTGTTTCTTCAACCCAATCACTTTCATTAATCAACCACATTCCAAAATCCAAATGGATTCCATGGCTCCCCATTGCTTCTCCATACACATTGCTCTCATCTGGGTTCTCCTTTGCcaaggtaattaattaattcatcaattcattcttcattcttcaaattttcttgcATAACTTAATATTCTCAACTGGTTACAAACTTGATATTATCCACCGGATAATTAATAGGTGCATTAGGAGCCACGTTTACTCTAATCAACAAGTGTGATTACACTGTGTGGCCCGGGATTTTGGCCAATGCAGGCAGCTCCGGATTGGACTCAACCGGGTTTGAGCTTCGACCCGGTGGGTCACAGAGCTTCCATGCCCCACCCAGTTGGTCCGGAAGATTCTGGGGCCGAACCGGATGCAATTTTGACCCGAACACCCAACAGGGTAGCTGCACCACAGGGGATTGTGGCTCCAACCAAATCCAATGCAACGGCGGCGGGGCAAGCCCACCCGCCACATTGGTGGAGTTCACAATCGGGTCGGGTACCCAGGATTTTTACGATGTGAGTCTCGTTGACGGTTACAATCTGCCTTTAATTGTGGACCCCAATGGCGGTTCGGGTACGTGCGGATCCACCGGGTGCCTTGCGGACCTGAACCAAGGGTGCCCGAATGAGTTACGGGTCGCGGACCGCAGCGCGTGTAGGAGCGCGTGTGAGGCTTTTCAGAGTCCGGAGTATTGTTGCAGCGGCGCGTATGCCTCACCCGCCACATGCAAGCCTTCGGTATACTCGCAGATATTCAAATCCGCGTGTCCCAAATCGTATAGCTACGCATACGACGACGCTACGAGTACGTTTACGTGTACGGGAGCTGATTATACAATTACATTCTGCCCTTCAACCACAAGGTAACCATTGTTCTTTGTTCAGTACATGCATCtcactattaatttaatttgttatttgtttcctttctttctactttattttaatttttgctcAAAATAACGATTCCAATCGTTGATTGACACTTTCGGTTGTTCATGTTATAATATAGTACAACCGTTTTATTAAATTTGGAATGACATGGTGCTTGctaactaacttttttttctttcttccagtTATAGTGTACTTTTAGTGTGGCACAAGTTAAAGCCTAAACTATATTTTGCTTGTGGTACACAAAAAGGAAAGAGGGTTGAGATTGCGCTAGGTTTCATGGAAAATAAGAAGCATAGTAATACCTCAATCACAATTGGAATCTATTACAAGATATTTTAATTGGATCATTTTGTTGTTGAGATAAACATACCAAAAGAAAtaacataaagaaaaatatataaggtTGGTTGgatgattaagaaaaaagaaaaagagaaaaaaatcacCAATTGGATTCTTTCTGTTAACAAAACTTAACTTTTCTcgatagaaaaatcaaaagaaataatatcCCATTTTATTCTAACAATCTTTTTTGCATTGAATTTGActtctttaattgtgttatgtGCAGCCAAAAATCGGCAAGAGATTCACcggctcctcctcctccttctggAATTGGGTCAGAAACAGGGACAGGGGAGATGCCATTGATAGTTAACAGTCCATGGTTTCCCAACTTTTTCACTGGACTATCATCAAAGTCTCACCCTTGCTCCTTGTCATTGATTGCTACTGTGACTATGCTAGTATTCTTTTCTTTGCAATACTCATAGTGCATTATTAATACTATTAAAGGTTGTAGGTGacattttttagattattaaatCTCAAGGTACAAAACCTCAGCATGTTAACTTGGAAAGCAATTGCAATCAGAATCTCGTGAACCCACCAGCAAAAGGGACTTTTTGAGGCATGGATTGGCATTATTCAAATAGAGAGGTGATGTAGCGCAATATGAAAAGTAGTGTTTTCTATGCTTTGCTTGACTTAGAATCAGAGTAATATAGGTTGGTACTCTACTGGCTAGCCAGCTTTGCGGGTATTTGAAGCTTGGTACCATGTCATTTGGGTTGGCAAAATAATGGGATTTGCAATTATAATGTCTGGCTAAGAGACACTACCACTTCTTGCTCTTGCTGATTTTAATTAAACACACTCGGTTATGTTCAAAGGCACGCAACTATGATTAAACAACTCAATGATATTGTTGTGCTGCTTCTCATTTTTTGAAGCAGTAGAGTACGTTCTTTGAAACCTTTATGCTCTAATATGGATTATTTAAGTGTTGTGCGTTTCAAGTTTTAGTCTCATTGAGATTTGCTGTGCTTTAATTTTTGCTTCCCACGTTAAGTTAGGCTTTGTGAATTGTTATCAGATCAGCCGTTttggtttcttaatttttaaaaagataaatattgcGATGTCTCAATCAacacaattttaatataatcatGCATCTAGTTGGATGTACAGAGAAACTGTGCAAACATGggttcaatcatttttttaacatgtttgATTTTACATTAGCCTTCTGTTTCAAATGTGATTTTAACATTAACATTAATTCCaagtaaaaaatgttttgaGTAACTTTTATGATGAggaaaaagttatattaagtTTTACTGTAAgtctaattataaaatatttttttttaaacgtaAATTACCTTACTATAAACTTACTTTAAttggaaaattattttacaaaattaaataatctaaaatcaAGTTTACAAACGTTTATGTAAAATGCATACTATATTTCAATGCGGTTATTGCATATAAGCatgagtgaagaagaaaactaCGAAACTATTCATTAAATttcagaatgaaaaaaaaattaactaaaaataattaatgaggtTGTGAGAAtacttattttatatctttCCAC
Protein-coding sequences here:
- the LOC100786772 gene encoding thaumatin-like protein 1 isoform X1, which translates into the protein MDSMAPHCFSIHIALIWVLLCQGALGATFTLINKCDYTVWPGILANAGSSGLDSTGFELRPGGSQSFHAPPSWSGRFWGRTGCNFDPNTQQGSCTTGDCGSNQIQCNGGGASPPATLVEFTIGSGTQDFYDVSLVDGYNLPLIVDPNGGSGTCGSTGCLADLNQGCPNELRVADRSACRSACEAFQSPEYCCSGAYASPATCKPSVYSQIFKSACPKSYSYAYDDATSTFTCTGADYTITFCPSTTSQKSARDSPAPPPPSGIGSETGTGEMPLIVNSPWFPNFFTGLSSKSHPCSLSLIATVTMLVFFSLQYS
- the LOC100786772 gene encoding thaumatin-like protein 1 isoform X2; this translates as MDSMAPHCFSIHIALIWVLLCQGALGATFTLINKCDYTVWPGILANAGSSGLDSTGFELRPGGSQSFHAPPSWSGRFWGRTGCNFDPNTQQGSCTTGDCGSNQIQCNGGGASPPATLVEFTIGSGTQDFYDVSLVDGYNLPLIVDPNGGSGTCGSTGCLADLNQGCPNELRVADRSACRSACEAFQSPEYCCSGAYASPATCKPSVYSQIFKSACPKSYSYAYDDATSTFTCTGADYTITFCPSTTR